A single genomic interval of Microbacterium sp. BLY harbors:
- a CDS encoding DUF3043 domain-containing protein, producing MATTPASPSTNDDAPQTPAVGKGRATPTRAEQEAARRRPLVANTKEAKAAARAELNERRAKAQAGMAAGEEKYLPARDKGPQRRWVRDYVDAGWHPAEFVMGVMVLVILASLLPTNMMISFYAYLFMMAYLVIAIGGMILLGMRVKRKAAAKFGKDRVEKGLGWYAGMRALQMRFMRLPKPQVKRGQYPD from the coding sequence GTGGCCACTACCCCCGCCTCCCCTTCGACGAACGACGACGCCCCCCAGACGCCTGCCGTCGGCAAGGGACGAGCGACGCCGACCCGCGCCGAGCAGGAGGCCGCGCGCCGCCGCCCCCTCGTGGCGAACACGAAGGAGGCGAAGGCCGCAGCCCGCGCCGAGCTCAACGAGCGCCGCGCGAAGGCGCAGGCCGGCATGGCCGCCGGCGAAGAGAAGTACCTCCCCGCGCGGGACAAGGGGCCGCAGCGTCGGTGGGTTCGCGACTACGTCGACGCCGGGTGGCACCCCGCGGAGTTCGTGATGGGTGTCATGGTGCTCGTCATCCTCGCCTCGCTGCTGCCGACGAACATGATGATCTCGTTCTACGCGTACCTCTTCATGATGGCGTACCTCGTGATCGCGATCGGCGGGATGATCCTTCTGGGCATGCGCGTCAAGCGCAAGGCCGCCGCCAAGTTCGGCAAGGACCGCGTGGAGAAGGGCCTCGGCTGGTACGCGGGAATGCGCGCGCTGCAGATGCGCTTCATGCGCCTGCCCAAGCCGCAGGTCAAGCGCGGGCAGTACCCGGACTGA
- a CDS encoding quinone-dependent dihydroorotate dehydrogenase — protein MYPLLFRAVLSRFDPEFAHHAGMAVIRVLGVPPFARVTRAMTRPDPSLRVDALGLTFPSPFGIAAGFDKNAVGVRGLAALGFGHVEVGTITAVPQEGNPKPRLFRLIEDRAVINRMGFNNRGADAAARRLARLRRGAPDTVIGVNIGKSRVVDVADALADYVASATRLAPLADYLAINVSSPNTPGLRGLQAVETLAPLLRAVREASGSTPLLVKIAPDLPDEEIEAIARLAVAEGLAGIIAHNTTVSRDGLRTDAAVVEAAGAGGLSGAPLKQRSLDVLRVVRGAVPADFCVIAVGGVETAADVQERLDAGATLVQGYTAFLYRGPFWGREINRGLVSPGTARA, from the coding sequence ATGTATCCGCTGCTCTTCCGCGCCGTCCTGTCGCGCTTCGATCCCGAGTTCGCCCACCACGCCGGCATGGCGGTGATCCGCGTCCTCGGAGTGCCTCCGTTCGCCCGCGTGACCCGCGCGATGACCCGGCCGGATCCGTCGCTGCGCGTCGATGCCCTGGGGCTCACCTTCCCGTCGCCGTTCGGTATCGCGGCCGGGTTCGACAAGAACGCGGTGGGGGTCCGTGGGCTCGCCGCTCTCGGTTTCGGGCACGTCGAGGTCGGCACGATCACGGCCGTTCCGCAGGAGGGGAATCCGAAGCCCCGGCTGTTCCGCCTGATCGAGGATCGCGCGGTCATCAATCGCATGGGCTTCAACAACCGCGGTGCGGATGCCGCCGCCCGGCGTCTGGCGCGCCTGCGTCGCGGGGCTCCCGACACCGTGATCGGCGTGAACATCGGCAAGAGTCGCGTGGTGGACGTGGCGGACGCCCTGGCGGACTACGTCGCCTCGGCGACACGGCTGGCGCCGCTGGCCGACTATCTGGCCATCAACGTGTCGTCACCGAACACCCCGGGATTGCGCGGTCTGCAGGCGGTGGAGACGCTGGCGCCGTTGCTCCGGGCGGTCCGCGAGGCCTCGGGTTCCACCCCGCTGCTCGTCAAGATCGCGCCCGACCTCCCTGACGAGGAGATCGAGGCGATCGCCCGCCTGGCGGTGGCCGAGGGGCTCGCTGGGATCATCGCGCACAACACGACCGTCAGCCGCGACGGCCTGCGTACCGATGCGGCAGTGGTCGAGGCCGCCGGTGCGGGGGGTCTCTCCGGGGCGCCGCTGAAGCAGCGCTCGCTGGACGTGCTGCGGGTCGTCCGCGGTGCGGTTCCCGCCGACTTCTGCGTGATCGCGGTGGGCGGAGTGGAGACGGCGGCGGACGTGCAGGAGCGCTTGGACGCCGGGGCGACCCTGGTGCAGGGCTATACGGCGTTCCTCTACCGCGGCCCGTTCTGGGGCCGCGAGATCAACCGGGGACTGGTCAGTCCGGGTACTGCCCGCGCTTGA
- the erpA gene encoding iron-sulfur cluster insertion protein ErpA — MSDTILSAETTRAHGVSLTDAAATKVKNLLEQEGRDDLRLRVAVQPGGCSGLIYQLYFDERFLEGDETVDFDGVEVIVDNMSVPYLDGASIDFKDTISEQGFTIDNPNAAGSCACGDSFH; from the coding sequence ATGAGCGACACCATCCTGTCCGCAGAGACCACCCGCGCACACGGCGTCAGCCTGACGGACGCCGCTGCCACGAAGGTGAAGAACCTTCTCGAGCAGGAGGGTCGCGATGACCTCCGCCTGCGCGTGGCCGTGCAGCCCGGCGGCTGCTCGGGACTCATTTACCAGCTGTACTTCGACGAGCGCTTCCTCGAGGGCGACGAGACGGTCGACTTCGACGGTGTCGAGGTCATCGTGGACAACATGAGCGTCCCCTACCTCGACGGTGCCTCGATCGACTTCAAGGACACGATCTCGGAGCAGGGCTTTACGATCGACAACCCGAACGCGGCGGGGAGCTGCGCCTGCGGCGACAGCTTCCACTGA
- the nrdR gene encoding transcriptional regulator NrdR: MHCPFCRHPDSRVIDSRTSDDGLSIRRRRQCPECGGRFSTTETASLNVIKRSGVMEPFSREKVISGVRKACQGRPVTEADLAILAQRVEEAVRQTGVSQLDTNEIGLAILGPLRELDEVAFLRFASVYQAFDSLEDFEAAIGDLRADHAKAAAADR, encoded by the coding sequence ATGCACTGCCCCTTCTGCCGTCACCCCGATTCCCGGGTCATCGATTCCCGAACGAGCGACGATGGGCTCTCGATCCGTCGTCGGCGTCAGTGTCCGGAATGCGGGGGACGCTTCTCCACGACGGAGACCGCGAGCCTGAACGTCATCAAGCGGTCCGGCGTCATGGAGCCGTTCAGCAGGGAGAAGGTCATCTCCGGGGTGAGGAAGGCATGCCAGGGGCGTCCGGTCACTGAGGCCGACCTCGCGATCCTCGCGCAGCGAGTGGAGGAGGCGGTGCGGCAGACCGGGGTCTCCCAGCTCGACACGAACGAGATCGGCCTCGCCATCCTGGGGCCGCTCCGAGAACTGGACGAGGTCGCCTTCCTCCGTTTCGCGAGTGTCTATCAGGCGTTCGACTCCCTGGAGGATTTCGAGGCCGCCATCGGCGATCTGCGCGCCGACCACGCGAAGGCCGCCGCAGCGGACCGGTAA
- a CDS encoding dipeptidase yields MTSPALPSESDAAVLEAVAVGIPSALSDLGNLVRIPGMAWPAFDQTQLERSADAVATLARGTGVFDEVRVLRADIPGTDEQGQPAVLATRAARNGKPTILLYAHHDVQPPGDDALWETPPFEPTVRDGRLYGRGAADDKAGIMAHIGAIRAVAEVLGDDLDLGIAMFVEGEEEYGSRSFAQFLSDNKDALRADAIVVADSGNWDSVTPGLTVSLRGNARFTMKVRTLDHASHSGMFGGAVPDAMMATVRLLATLWNEDGSVAVDGMAAREAETPEYTEETLRDEAGLLPGTTPIGDGTILSRIWNKPSVTVIGIDATSIAAASNTLLPEVTVVISARVAPGQSGQEAYDALERHLRAHAPFGAELTFSDVDLGNPFLVDTSGWAVSLTRDAMRDGYGVAPVDLGVGGSIPFIADLVREFPDAQILVTGVEDPHSRAHSPNESLHLDTFRHAVATEALLLARMNAREI; encoded by the coding sequence ATGACCTCACCTGCTCTTCCCAGCGAGTCCGACGCCGCCGTCCTCGAAGCCGTCGCCGTCGGCATCCCCTCCGCGCTGTCGGACCTCGGGAACCTCGTGCGCATCCCCGGAATGGCCTGGCCGGCCTTCGACCAGACCCAGCTGGAGCGCAGCGCCGACGCCGTCGCGACGCTCGCGCGGGGCACCGGCGTCTTCGATGAGGTGCGGGTGCTGCGCGCCGACATCCCTGGCACCGACGAGCAGGGCCAGCCCGCGGTCCTCGCGACCCGAGCGGCGCGCAACGGCAAGCCGACGATCCTGCTGTACGCGCACCACGACGTGCAGCCTCCCGGCGACGACGCCCTCTGGGAGACGCCGCCGTTCGAGCCGACCGTGCGTGACGGCCGCCTGTACGGTCGCGGTGCCGCGGACGACAAGGCCGGCATCATGGCCCACATCGGAGCGATCCGCGCGGTGGCCGAGGTCCTGGGCGACGATCTGGACCTGGGGATCGCGATGTTCGTCGAGGGGGAGGAGGAGTACGGGTCGCGGTCCTTCGCGCAGTTCCTCTCCGACAACAAGGACGCACTGCGGGCCGATGCGATCGTCGTCGCCGACTCGGGCAACTGGGACTCCGTCACCCCGGGACTCACGGTGTCCCTGCGGGGCAACGCGCGGTTCACGATGAAGGTGCGCACGCTGGACCACGCCTCGCACTCCGGCATGTTCGGCGGAGCGGTGCCGGACGCCATGATGGCGACGGTGCGCCTGCTCGCCACCCTGTGGAACGAAGACGGCTCGGTCGCCGTGGACGGCATGGCGGCCCGGGAGGCGGAGACGCCCGAGTACACGGAGGAGACGCTGCGCGACGAGGCCGGTCTGCTCCCCGGTACGACGCCCATCGGTGACGGCACGATCCTCAGCCGCATCTGGAACAAGCCCTCCGTCACGGTGATCGGCATCGACGCGACGAGCATCGCTGCGGCGTCGAACACGCTGTTGCCCGAGGTGACCGTCGTGATCAGCGCCCGCGTGGCACCCGGGCAGTCCGGGCAGGAGGCGTATGACGCGCTCGAACGCCATCTCCGCGCGCACGCACCGTTCGGTGCGGAGCTGACCTTCTCCGACGTCGATCTCGGCAACCCCTTCCTGGTGGACACGAGCGGGTGGGCGGTGTCCCTCACGCGCGACGCCATGCGGGACGGCTACGGCGTGGCGCCGGTCGATCTCGGGGTGGGCGGATCGATCCCGTTCATCGCCGATCTCGTCCGGGAGTTCCCGGACGCGCAGATCCTCGTCACCGGGGTCGAGGACCCGCACTCCCGGGCACACAGCCCCAACGAGTCGCTGCACCTGGACACCTTCCGGCACGCGGTGGCGACCGAGGCACTGCTGCTGGCCCGGATGAACGCGCGGGAGATCTGA